The Candidatus Sulfotelmatobacter sp. genomic sequence GCCGAGCTGTCGGAAGCGCTGCAGCTCCTCCATCGGCAGGTCGTAGCCGGCGAGATGGAGCATCGAGTAGAGCAGCATCGAGCCGTGGCCGGCGGACAGCACGAAGCGGTCGCGGTTCGGCCAGGCCGGGTCCTGGGGCTGGTAGCGCAGGAAACGTGTCCACAGCACATAGGCGACATCCGCCATGCCCATCGGCAGGCCGGGGTGGCCGCTCTTCGCCTTCTCGACGGCGTCGGCAGCCAGGAAGCGAATGGTGTTGGCGGCGAGCCGGTCGAGCGCGGTCGCGACGATGGGCTCGGGAAGCGGAGTGCTCATGCGACGCTCCTCAATCGTTGTCGGCCAGCGCGAGGCGCGCTGCGCCCCACAGGGAAGTGTTCTCGTCCCGGATCAGCGACACCGGCATCTGCTCGAGCACCGGCCGCAGGCGCCCCTTGTCGGTGAAGGAGCGGATGAAGCGGCCGCTCCCGATCACCCGCTGGATCTTGGGCGCGATGCCGCCGCCGACGTAGAAGCCGCCCACCGCCAGACCCTTGAGCGCCAGATTGCCGGCTTCGGCGCCATAGACGTCGCAGAACAGCTCGAGCGCGAGCCGCGCGCGCTCGCAGCCCCCTTCGAGCGCGCTCTGCGTCACCACCATCGCGGGGTCGGCGGCCTGGTCGAACGCCGTCGCCACCGCCGCGGGCTCCTCGCCGCGACCGGTGGCGCGCATGAACCGGTGGAGATCGGCAAGCCCGTGTCCCGACAACACGCGCTCGTAGCTCACCCGACCGTACTTCGCGCGCATCCACACCAGCAGCTCGTCCTCGAGCGGGGTGCGCGATCCGAAGTCGGCGTGTCCGCCCTCGGAGGCGCTCGCGATCCAGCGCTCGCCGTCGCGCACCACGATCACCTCGCCGAGTCCGGTGCCGGCCGCGATCAGCGCTCGATTGCCACGGAGCGGGAGACCCGGCTGCAACGTCGCCAGATCGGCGGGGGAGAGCTCTCCGACTCCCCACGCGGTGGTGACCAGATCGTTGAGCAGGGTGACGCGCGCCCCGCCCAGCGCCGCGCCGATCTCGGCGCCGGACATGCGCCAGGGGAGGTTGGTGGCCTCGCAGCGGTTGTCCACCACCGGGCCGGCAATCCCCAGCACCGCCCGGCTCGGGCGGACCCCGGAGCCGTCGACGAACGCTCCGACCAGGGCTTCGAGAGAGGGGTAATCGCGGCTGGGGAGGCGCTTCTGGCTGCGCGGGGAGCGCGGGGAGCCGCCCGGCTCGTAGAGCGCGAGCTGCGTCTTCGTGCCACCGACGTCCCCGGCGAGAATCACGGCAGCATCCTACCGCACCAATCGCCGCATCATAAGCACACTGTGGACTCGCGCATCCTCGACCCGGCTCGCGCGTTCGATCTCACCGAACGCATTGGTCGCACCCCGCTCGTCCCAATCGGAGCACTGAGCGGAGTCAGCGACCAGGTGACCGTGCTCGGCAAGGCCGAGTGGCTGAATCCCGGCGGTTCGGTCAAGGACCGCGCGGCCTGGGGCATGATCCGGGCGCTGGAAGCGGCCGGGCCGATCGCCCCGGGACGGGTGTTGCTCGATGCCACCTCGGGCAACACCGGAATCGCGCTGGCCTGGATCGGCGCCGCGCGCGGCTATCACGTCTGCCTGTGCGTTCCCGAGAACGCCAATGACGAACGCAAACGCCTGCTGGCGGCGCTCGGCGCCGAGCTGCGCTTCACGGATCGCCTCGCCGGCACCGATGGCGCGATCCTCGCGGCACGGCGGATTCACGCGGCCGATCCGGATCGCTACATCCATCTGGATCAGTACTCGAACGACGCCAACTGGCGCGCGCACTACACCGGCACCGCCGAGGAGATCTGGGCCGACACCGAAGGCCGGGTCACGCACCTGATCGCGGGCATCGGCACCTCGGGAACTCTGGTGGGCACCGGCCGCCGGCTGCGCGAGTTGTCGCCCGGCATCAAGATCGTGGCGGTTCAGCCCGATTCGCCGGTTCACGCGCTCGAGGGTCTGAAGCATCTGCCCACGGCGCTCACGCCGCCGATCTACGATCCACGAGTCGCGCATCGCACGCTCGAGGTC encodes the following:
- the glk gene encoding glucokinase; this encodes MILAGDVGGTKTQLALYEPGGSPRSPRSQKRLPSRDYPSLEALVGAFVDGSGVRPSRAVLGIAGPVVDNRCEATNLPWRMSGAEIGAALGGARVTLLNDLVTTAWGVGELSPADLATLQPGLPLRGNRALIAAGTGLGEVIVVRDGERWIASASEGGHADFGSRTPLEDELLVWMRAKYGRVSYERVLSGHGLADLHRFMRATGRGEEPAAVATAFDQAADPAMVVTQSALEGGCERARLALELFCDVYGAEAGNLALKGLAVGGFYVGGGIAPKIQRVIGSGRFIRSFTDKGRLRPVLEQMPVSLIRDENTSLWGAARLALADND
- a CDS encoding PLP-dependent cysteine synthase family protein, with the translated sequence MDSRILDPARAFDLTERIGRTPLVPIGALSGVSDQVTVLGKAEWLNPGGSVKDRAAWGMIRALEAAGPIAPGRVLLDATSGNTGIALAWIGAARGYHVCLCVPENANDERKRLLAALGAELRFTDRLAGTDGAILAARRIHAADPDRYIHLDQYSNDANWRAHYTGTAEEIWADTEGRVTHLIAGIGTSGTLVGTGRRLRELSPGIKIVAVQPDSPVHALEGLKHLPTALTPPIYDPRVAHRTLEVESEQAVAMVKRQARRGLLLGWSSGAALVAAERVAQGLQSGVIVAILPDGAERYLSEPLWKDC